From the Rhinatrema bivittatum chromosome 7, aRhiBiv1.1, whole genome shotgun sequence genome, one window contains:
- the LOC115096244 gene encoding nestin-like: protein MGAEHLQQRAQRPLRNQEQSTQRPPRNLQQRAQRPLTNQEQSTQAPPRNLQQRAQRPLTNQEQSTQAPPRNLQQRAQRPLRKPQQRAQRPLRPLRKPQQRAQRPLRPLRKPQQRAQRPLRNLQQRAQRPLRNLQKRAQRPLTNREQTSQGPPRNLEQRAQRRLTNREQSTQGPPRNLEQRAQRHLTNREQSTQGPPRNLEQRAQRRLTNQEQSTQGPPRNLEQRAQRRLTNQEQSTQGPPRNLEQRAQRRLTNREQSTQGPPRNLEQRAQRRMTNREQSTQGPPRNLQQRAQRRLTNREQSTQGPPSNLQQRAQRRLTNREQSTQGPPSNLQQRAQRRLTNREQSTQGPPSNLQQRAQRRLTNREQSTQGPPSNLQQRAQRRLTNREQSTQGPPRNLQQRAQRRLTNREQSTQGPPRNLQQRAQRRLRNLQHRAQRPLRNLGHRTQSPLRNLQQRRKRPLRNLGHSTKTAEKPAAESTKASKKPKAESTETTEKPTTESTKASKKPKAESTETTEKPTTESTKASKKPKAESTETTEKLTAEGTEASEKPTAESTETSEKPTTESTVTPGKCSAESTETSEKTTTQRELRPLRKLQQVVQISLSNLGQSTQIPLKNPQQRSQRPLRNLQWSIAIIKKPSAVSTETSEKPTTESTEASENPTAESTETSEKPTTESTEASENPTAESTQTSEKPTAESSEATEKPTTESTEASENPTAESTEVSENPTADSSEATEKPTTESTETSEKPTADSSEATEKPTTESTEVSENLTAESTQTSEKPTAESSEATEKPTTESTEVSENPTAESTQTSEKPTADSSEATEKPTTESTETSEKPTADSSEATEKPSAESTETSEKPTTQRALRPLRKVQQGAERSLSNEGQSTESHLRNLQQKSQRSLRNLLRSTEIIEKPSAESTETSEKPTTESTEASEKPTTESTEASEKQSSESTETSENQSSESTETSENQSSESTETSEKPTAESTVTPRKPPTERIVHPGKSSAESRKTTEKPSAQNPESCNML from the coding sequence ATGGGGGCAGAACACCTACAGCAGAGGGCACAGAGACCTCTGAGAAACCAAGAACAAAGCACCCAGAGACCTCCAAGAAACCTACAACAGAGAGCACAGAGACCTCTGACAAACCAAGAACAAAGCACCCAGgcacctccaagaaacctacaACAGAGAGCACAGAGACCTCTGACAAACCAAGAACAAAGCACCCAGgcacctccaagaaacctacaACAGAGAGCACAGAGACCTCTGAGAAAGCCACAACAGAGAGCACAGAGACCACTGAGACCACTGAGAAAGCCACAACAGAGAGCACAGAGACCACTGAGACCACTGAGAAAGCCACAACAGAGAGCACAGAGACCTCTGAGAAACCTACAACAGAGAGCACAGAGACCTCTGAGAAACCTACAAAAGAGAGCACAGAGACCTCTGACAAACCGAGAGCAAACCTCCCAGGGACCTCCAAGAAACCTAGAGCAGAGAGCACAGAGACGTCTGACAAACCGAGAGCAAAGCACCCAGGGACCTCCAAGAAACCTAGAGCAGAGAGCACAGAGACATCTGACAAACCGAGAGCAAAGCACCCAGGGACCTCCAAGAAACCTAGAGCAGAGAGCACAGAGACGTCTGACAAACCAAGAGCAAAGCACCCAGGGACCTCCAAGAAACCTAGAGCAGAGAGCACAGAGACGTCTGACAAACCAAGAGCAAAGCACCCAGGGACCTCCAAGAAACCTAGAGCAGAGAGCACAGAGACGTCTGACAAACCGAGAGCAAAGCACCCAGGGACCTCCAAGAAACCTAGAGCAGAGAGCACAGAGACGTATGACAAACCGAGAGCAAAGCACCCAGGGACCTCCAAGAAACCTACAGCAGAGAGCACAGAGACGTCTGACAAACCGAGAGCAAAGCACCCAGGGACCTCCAAGTAACCTACAGCAGAGAGCACAGAGACGTCTGACAAACCGAGAGCAAAGCACCCAGGGACCTCCAAGTAACCTACAGCAGAGAGCACAGAGACGTCTGACAAACCGAGAGCAAAGCACCCAGGGACCTCCAAGTAACCTACAGCAGAGAGCACAGAGACGTCTGACAAACCGAGAGCAAAGCACCCAGGGACCTCCAAGTAACCTACAGCAGAGAGCACAGAGACGTCTGACAAACCGAGAGCAAAGCACCCAGGGACCTCCAAGAAACCTACAGCAGAGAGCACAGAGACGTCTGACAAACCGAGAGCAAAGCACCCAGGGACCTCCAAGAAACCTACAACAGAGAGCACAGAGACGTCTGAGAAACTTACAGCACAGAGCACAGAGACCACTTAGAAACCTAGGACACAGAACCCAGAGTCCTCTGAGAAacctccagcagagaagaaagagACCTTTAAGAAACCTAGGGCACAGCACCAAGACCGCTGAGAAACCTGCAGCAGAGAGCACAAAGGCCTCTAAGAAGCCTAAAGCAGAGAGCACAGAGACCACTGAGAAACCTACAACAGAGAGCACAAAGGCCTCTAAGAAGCCTAAAGCAGAGAGCACAGAGACCACTGAGAAACCTACAACAGAGAGCACAAAGGCCTCTAAGAAGCCTAAAGCAGAGAGCACAGAGACCACTGAGAAATTGACAGCAGAAGGCACAGAGGCTTCTGAGAAACCTACAGCAGAGAGCACAGAGACCTCTGAGAAACCTACAACAGAGAGTACAGTGACCCCTGGGAAATGTTCAGCAGAGAGCACAGAGACATCTGAGAAAACTACAACACAGAGAGAACTTAGACCTCTAAGAAAACTACAGCAGGTAGTACAGATATCACTGAGCAACCTAGGACAAAGTACCCAGATACCTTTGAAAAACCCACAGCAGAGATCACAGAGACCACTGAGAAACCTACAGTGGAGTATAGCGATAATTAAGAAACCTTCAGCAGTGAGCACAGAGACCTCTGAGAAACCTACAACAGAGAGCACAGAGGCCTCTGAGAATCCTACAGCAGAGAGCACAGAGACCTCTGAGAAACCTACAACAGAGAGCACAGAGGCCTCTGAGAATCCTACAGCAGAGAGCACACAGACCTCTGAGAAACCTACAGCAGAGAGCTCAGAGGCCACTGAGAAACCTACAACAGAGAGCACAGAGGCCTCTGAGAATCCTACAGCAGAGAGCACAGAGGTCTCTGAGAATCCTACAGCAGACAGCTCAGAGGCCACTGAGAAACCTACAACAGAGAGCACAGAGACCTCTGAGAAACCTACAGCAGACAGCTCAGAGGCCACTGAGAAACCTACAACAGAGAGCACAGAGGTCTCTGAGAATCTTACAGCAGAGAGCACACAGACCTCTGAGAAACCTACAGCAGAGAGCTCAGAGGCCACTGAGAAACCTACAACAGAGAGCACAGAGGTCTCTGAGAATCCTACAGCAGAGAGCACACAGACCTCTGAGAAACCTACAGCAGACAGCTCAGAGGCCACTGAGAAACCTACAACAGAGAGCACAGAGACCTCTGAGAAACCTACAGCAGACAGCTCAGAGGCCACTGAGAAACCTTCAGCAGAGAGCACAGAGACCTCTGAGAAACCTACAACACAGAGAGCACTTAGACCTCTACGAAAAGTACAACAGGGAGCAGAGAGATCACTGAGCAACGAAGGACAAAGTACCGAGAGTCATTTGAGAAACCTACAGCAGAAATCACAGAGATCACTGAGAAACCTACTGCGGAGTACAGAGATAATTGAGAAACCTTCAGCAGAGAGCACAGAGACCTCTGAGAAACCTACAACAGAGAGCACAGAGGCCTCTGAGAAACCTACAACAGAGAGCACAGAGGCCTCTGAGAAACAATCATCAGAGAGCACAGAGACCTCTGAGAATCAATCATCAGAGAGCACAGAGACCTCTGAGAATCAATCATCAGAGAGCACAGAGACCTCTGAGAAACCTACAGCAGAGAGCACAGTGACCCCTAGGAAACCTCCAACAGAGCGCATAGTGCACCCTGGTAAATCTTCAGCAGAGAGTAGAAAGACCACTGAGAAACCTAGCGCGCAGAACCCAGAGAGCTGTAACATGCTCTGA